A single region of the Dehalococcoides mccartyi genome encodes:
- a CDS encoding class I SAM-dependent methyltransferase — MNRPASDIDWAKAWDDATAQRGLRANLERQGHSREDFWQKYQTWMSLYVNRDYPGKLLDRILDITHQGENLLDIGAGAGSFAIPLALHGVNVTAVEPSPRQSGALAKEIQKESLANIRIVHDEWEALLPEEITKHDHVMAVYSLEMENIRLALEKMIAVAAKNVLLVHTAGNDLRPALKTLFGLQASPDYIYIYNILYQMGFSPDVEVFCRDYKIPLEVQLEMFSYNPGLNPDELAKLKEHLSDSGKTFTEGGQVWLKRQNRDALIWIKKEVQ; from the coding sequence ATGAACAGACCCGCTTCTGACATAGATTGGGCTAAAGCTTGGGATGATGCTACCGCCCAAAGAGGGCTGAGGGCGAATCTTGAACGGCAGGGTCACAGCCGCGAGGATTTCTGGCAGAAATACCAGACATGGATGAGCCTGTATGTCAACCGTGATTACCCCGGTAAACTGCTTGATAGGATTTTAGATATTACCCACCAGGGTGAAAATCTGCTGGATATAGGGGCGGGTGCCGGTTCGTTTGCCATTCCTTTGGCTCTTCACGGGGTTAATGTAACTGCGGTTGAGCCTTCACCCAGACAGTCCGGTGCGCTTGCAAAAGAAATTCAAAAAGAGTCTCTGGCGAATATCAGAATAGTGCATGACGAGTGGGAAGCCCTATTGCCAGAGGAAATAACTAAGCATGATCACGTGATGGCGGTATATTCGCTGGAGATGGAAAATATCCGTCTGGCACTGGAGAAAATGATAGCGGTTGCTGCTAAAAATGTGCTTCTTGTACACACTGCAGGCAACGATCTGCGACCTGCCTTGAAAACCCTTTTTGGACTGCAGGCGTCACCTGATTATATTTATATCTACAACATACTCTACCAGATGGGTTTTAGCCCTGATGTAGAGGTGTTTTGCCGTGATTATAAGATACCGCTGGAAGTGCAGCTGGAAATGTTTTCTTACAATCCCGGGCTCAATCCGGATGAGCTTGCGAAGCTGAAAGAGCATCTTTCAGATAGCGGTAAAACTTTTACTGAGGGTGGACAGGTTTGGCTGAAACGCCAAAACCGGGATGCCCTTATCTGGATAAAAAAGGAGGTACAGTAA
- a CDS encoding BlaI/MecI/CopY family transcriptional regulator, which translates to MVEMFDNLNHRLYHHFSCTYLGILRYMQKRMAHDTEYTLEQMSILNMLRNLGKADVDTMARLIIKEPNTLLQIMNRMVDKGYLEKQKIGRKTVYQITEDHRARHNPELFNDYAKDIFDCFSQEEKDKYLELSDKLFNSVNTKLTNYFVEYE; encoded by the coding sequence ATGGTAGAAATGTTCGACAACCTGAATCACAGACTTTATCATCACTTTAGCTGCACTTATCTGGGTATTTTGCGTTATATGCAAAAGCGGATGGCTCACGATACCGAATATACCCTTGAGCAAATGTCTATCCTGAATATGCTCAGAAATCTGGGCAAGGCTGATGTGGATACCATGGCCCGTCTGATTATCAAAGAGCCAAACACCCTGCTGCAAATTATGAACCGCATGGTAGACAAAGGCTATTTGGAAAAACAGAAGATTGGCCGCAAGACTGTTTACCAGATAACCGAAGACCACCGCGCCAGGCATAACCCGGAGTTATTTAATGATTACGCAAAGGATATTTTTGACTGCTTCTCTCAGGAAGAAAAAGACAAATACCTTGAGCTCTCAGATAAGTTGTTCAATTCGGTAAATACCAAACTGACCAACTATTTCGTAGAATACGAATAA
- the crcB gene encoding fluoride efflux transporter CrcB — protein sequence MSEILLLAAGGALGAVSRYGLNNLFIKLLGESFPYGTLIVNCLGCFVLGFLMQWGFSSGNHNTHLKLMLTAGFLGAFTTFSTFSYETLDCFRNGNYVSGLSNILANVVLGLLMVFIGAYLGGLLKQNSGT from the coding sequence TTGAGCGAGATACTGCTGCTGGCGGCAGGCGGAGCTTTGGGTGCAGTCAGCCGTTACGGATTAAATAATCTTTTTATCAAGCTTCTGGGAGAAAGCTTTCCCTACGGAACTCTTATTGTAAACTGCCTGGGCTGTTTTGTATTAGGCTTCCTGATGCAGTGGGGCTTCAGCTCCGGCAACCACAATACCCACCTGAAACTCATGCTTACAGCCGGTTTTCTGGGAGCTTTCACCACTTTTTCCACTTTCAGTTATGAAACTTTAGACTGTTTCAGAAATGGCAACTACGTAAGCGGATTATCCAATATTCTGGCCAACGTAGTGCTGGGTCTGCTGATGGTATTCATAGGAGCATATCTGGGCGGTCTCCTGAAACAAAACAGCGGCACCTAA
- a CDS encoding winged helix-turn-helix transcriptional regulator — MVEILRNKSFATRFQILIEIATHGPTIQQRAIAQELSITPQAVSDYISQLEGESMITYLGRSRYQITREGVNWVLKNVREVKAYFDGIDSVINGIVISPAIAEKDIKKGEQVGLKMINGLLFATADCQTKSTGIAEADAKAGEDVGVRNIQGLIEFSYGIVSVLVVPGIAKGGSRHIDLALIKTKLKGVGHVGAIGLESVAALHRAGIEPNYLYDVSGVVIDAALHGLSSAVVCTEEDVYALVSSLKDRNIEYSLTSL; from the coding sequence ATGGTAGAGATACTTCGGAACAAGAGTTTTGCCACCCGCTTCCAGATACTTATAGAGATAGCCACCCATGGGCCTACTATTCAGCAAAGGGCTATAGCTCAGGAGTTGTCTATTACCCCGCAGGCAGTCTCGGATTATATAAGCCAGCTGGAAGGCGAAAGCATGATTACCTATCTGGGGCGTTCCCGTTATCAGATAACCCGCGAAGGGGTGAACTGGGTGCTCAAGAACGTCCGTGAGGTAAAAGCCTATTTTGACGGGATAGACAGCGTCATAAACGGGATAGTGATATCCCCCGCTATTGCTGAAAAGGATATCAAAAAGGGTGAGCAGGTAGGGTTAAAGATGATAAACGGCCTGCTTTTTGCCACCGCTGATTGTCAGACCAAATCCACCGGAATTGCTGAAGCAGACGCCAAGGCAGGTGAGGATGTGGGTGTACGCAATATACAGGGTCTGATTGAATTCAGCTATGGGATTGTTTCGGTGCTGGTTGTGCCGGGTATTGCCAAAGGCGGCTCACGTCATATTGATTTGGCACTTATAAAAACCAAACTCAAAGGGGTTGGTCATGTGGGGGCGATAGGGCTTGAATCTGTGGCGGCGCTTCACCGTGCCGGCATAGAGCCGAATTACCTTTATGATGTTTCCGGAGTGGTGATAGATGCTGCTTTGCATGGGCTGTCTTCGGCAGTGGTGTGTACTGAAGAGGATGTGTATGCTCTGGTATCCAGTCTGAAAGACCGCAATATCGAGTATTCTCTAACCAGTCTTTAG
- a CDS encoding GyrI-like domain-containing protein produces the protein MSPRKLKTDPVIMDMPAQKMAAVRGKGAPDKVFSQIFPALFGSVYTMKFDLLKKGLESFKVSCPRARYPNANLSPKEEWVIIAGIPVPENTTSLPQKMPDTEVKLETWEYGTVAQILHLGSYDQEMETVERLHKFIAENGYEIAGPHEEEYQSKPDAKVLKTLIRYQIKKIK, from the coding sequence ATGTCTCCGCGCAAACTGAAAACTGACCCGGTAATAATGGATATGCCCGCCCAAAAGATGGCGGCGGTTCGAGGAAAAGGTGCTCCGGACAAGGTTTTCTCCCAGATATTCCCTGCTCTTTTCGGCTCTGTATACACCATGAAATTTGACCTGCTTAAAAAGGGGCTGGAATCATTCAAAGTGAGCTGTCCGCGTGCCCGCTACCCCAATGCCAACCTATCCCCGAAGGAAGAATGGGTTATTATTGCCGGTATACCGGTACCTGAAAACACAACTTCATTACCCCAAAAAATGCCGGATACTGAAGTAAAGCTGGAAACATGGGAATACGGCACGGTAGCTCAAATACTTCATCTGGGCTCATATGACCAGGAAATGGAAACCGTAGAACGTCTGCACAAGTTTATTGCCGAAAACGGTTATGAAATAGCCGGTCCGCACGAAGAGGAATATCAATCCAAACCGGATGCCAAAGTACTAAAAACCCTTATCCGTTACCAGATTAAGAAAATCAAATAA
- a CDS encoding MFS transporter — MAQINLPKKQISQEAVLLVTTLSAFLTPFISSSINIALPSMGEEFGIDAVHLSWIATAFILAAVVCLVPFGRLADIYGRKRILTIGIIIYTLASISSALSTNEAWLIFSRIIQGIGGAGIFGTSAPILISAFPPSMRGRVLGINVAAVYIGLSAGPFLGGFLTQHFGWRSIFWSNVPLGLLIIGFIFWKMRGWDMAESRGEKFDYMGSLVYGLGVVAAMAGTTILPDPSAIWYILAGLIAFSMFIWRELNYTSPIFDVRLFTKNRPFILSNLAALINYSATFGVGFLMSLYLQYIRGFSPQSAGLVLVAMPIIQAGLSPFAGRLSDRIQPRFVATTGMGLTTIGLALLSTLSMDTPLVFIIISLALLGMGFALFSSPNTNAVMSSVERKHYGVASGTLSTMRLSGQMISLAVVMFLFSLILGPVNISPENYEGLLTSMRTAMILFTTLCFIGIFASLSRGNTRKP; from the coding sequence ATGGCTCAAATAAACTTGCCTAAAAAACAGATAAGCCAGGAAGCTGTACTGTTGGTAACCACCCTAAGTGCCTTCCTGACTCCTTTTATTTCTTCTTCTATCAATATCGCGTTACCTTCCATGGGTGAAGAGTTTGGTATTGATGCTGTACACCTCAGCTGGATAGCCACCGCCTTTATTTTGGCGGCGGTAGTCTGTCTGGTGCCTTTCGGACGGCTGGCGGATATATACGGACGTAAACGCATACTGACTATCGGCATTATTATTTACACGCTGGCGTCTATTTCTTCAGCGCTTTCCACCAATGAGGCCTGGCTGATATTCAGCCGTATTATTCAGGGTATAGGCGGTGCCGGTATATTCGGTACTTCCGCTCCCATTCTTATTTCGGCTTTTCCCCCCAGTATGCGGGGGCGGGTGCTGGGTATAAATGTGGCGGCAGTTTATATAGGATTGTCTGCCGGGCCTTTTCTGGGGGGCTTTCTTACCCAACACTTCGGCTGGAGGAGTATTTTCTGGTCAAATGTGCCTCTGGGGTTGCTGATTATCGGGTTTATTTTCTGGAAGATGCGCGGTTGGGATATGGCTGAATCCAGAGGCGAAAAATTTGACTATATGGGTTCGTTGGTATACGGGCTTGGGGTGGTAGCTGCTATGGCCGGTACCACTATTTTACCTGATCCGTCTGCAATCTGGTATATACTGGCTGGGCTTATAGCTTTCAGTATGTTTATCTGGCGGGAGCTGAATTATACCAGTCCTATTTTTGACGTACGTTTGTTCACAAAAAACCGTCCGTTTATTTTGTCCAATCTGGCGGCCCTTATAAATTACAGTGCTACTTTCGGGGTGGGCTTCTTGATGAGTCTGTATTTGCAGTATATAAGGGGTTTCAGCCCCCAGTCTGCCGGGCTGGTGCTGGTGGCTATGCCTATTATTCAGGCTGGTCTGTCTCCTTTTGCCGGCCGGCTGTCAGACCGTATCCAGCCGCGTTTTGTGGCTACCACCGGTATGGGTTTGACGACTATCGGACTGGCCCTCTTATCAACTCTGAGTATGGACACTCCGCTGGTATTTATAATCATATCGCTGGCACTGCTGGGGATGGGCTTTGCCCTGTTCTCCTCACCTAATACCAATGCGGTTATGAGTTCGGTTGAAAGAAAACATTACGGGGTGGCTTCCGGCACGCTCTCTACTATGCGTCTTTCCGGCCAAATGATAAGTCTGGCAGTGGTTATGTTCTTGTTTTCCCTGATATTGGGGCCGGTAAATATCAGCCCTGAAAATTATGAAGGTCTGCTGACTAGTATGCGTACTGCCATGATACTCTTTACTACCCTGTGCTTTATCGGGATATTTGCGTCTCTGTCCAGAGGCAATACCCGAAAACCTTAA
- a CDS encoding ferrous iron transporter B → MKKVLLFGNPNVGKSVVFTRLTGVQTMSANYPGTTVTFSRGQMKLGDEIAEVIDVPGSYTLEPTCEAETVARKMLDEVASDKDGEVIILNVIDATNLERNLYLTQQLLERGLPTVIAMNMWDETHHKGIKIDLDKLSEILGVPIAPTSATSGEGIKQLVVQLLSPKVPVLAVQGQDERWQRIGGIIREVQQITHRHHTIGERLADASVSPVLGVLMAVFIMATVFLVVRFVGEGLIAYVFDPIFNNLWAPVVHSLSDALGGSGFLHGLLVGDVSGGEINFKESLGLLTSGLYVPFAMVLPYIVAFYLVLGILEDTGYLPRLAVLLDNVMHRLGLHGFAFIPTLLGLGCNVPAIMATRSLESRRERFIAATLVSVAVPCVSLQAMIIGMLGGFGIGYVFLVFGTLFAVWLGLGMILNKITPGFSPELLLEVPPYRLPPVNLVLKKLAFRIKSFLKEALPIILGVVAVINILSFTKVFDVIAKAAEPVVTGILGLPADAAVPLVVGFLRKDAAMALLGPLDMGPEQLVVASLVLAMLFPCIASLVILFRELGRKDALKSVLVMLVAAIGVGGLMNLIL, encoded by the coding sequence ATGAAAAAAGTCTTGCTCTTCGGTAATCCCAATGTGGGTAAAAGTGTGGTCTTTACCCGCCTGACTGGCGTCCAAACCATGTCTGCCAATTATCCCGGTACGACTGTAACTTTCAGCCGCGGCCAGATGAAGCTGGGTGATGAAATTGCCGAGGTTATAGACGTACCCGGTTCTTATACCCTTGAACCCACCTGTGAAGCGGAGACAGTGGCCAGAAAAATGCTGGATGAAGTGGCGTCTGACAAAGATGGAGAAGTAATTATCCTGAATGTGATAGATGCCACTAATTTGGAAAGAAACCTGTATCTTACCCAGCAGCTTCTGGAAAGGGGTTTGCCCACTGTTATAGCTATGAATATGTGGGACGAAACCCACCACAAGGGCATAAAAATAGATTTGGATAAGCTTTCGGAAATACTGGGAGTGCCTATAGCCCCCACTTCCGCCACCAGCGGCGAGGGTATTAAACAGCTGGTTGTCCAGTTGCTTTCACCCAAAGTGCCGGTGTTGGCCGTGCAGGGTCAGGACGAACGCTGGCAGCGTATCGGCGGTATTATCCGTGAGGTTCAGCAGATAACCCATCGTCACCATACCATTGGAGAGAGGCTGGCGGATGCCAGTGTCAGCCCGGTTTTGGGTGTTCTAATGGCTGTGTTCATTATGGCGACAGTTTTTCTGGTGGTGCGGTTTGTGGGTGAGGGACTGATAGCGTATGTATTTGACCCCATTTTTAATAATCTGTGGGCGCCGGTAGTCCATTCTTTGTCAGATGCTTTGGGCGGCAGCGGTTTCCTGCACGGGCTGCTGGTGGGTGATGTAAGCGGCGGGGAAATAAACTTTAAAGAATCTTTGGGGCTGCTTACCAGCGGATTATACGTGCCGTTTGCCATGGTTCTGCCTTACATAGTAGCCTTTTACCTGGTCTTGGGCATACTGGAAGATACCGGCTATCTGCCCCGTCTGGCGGTGCTGCTGGATAACGTAATGCACCGGCTGGGGCTGCACGGGTTTGCCTTTATACCCACCCTGCTGGGATTAGGCTGTAACGTGCCGGCTATTATGGCTACCCGCAGTCTGGAAAGCAGACGTGAGCGCTTTATTGCGGCTACACTGGTTTCGGTAGCCGTGCCCTGTGTTTCCCTGCAGGCTATGATAATAGGTATGCTGGGGGGATTCGGGATAGGGTATGTTTTTCTGGTTTTCGGTACTCTGTTTGCAGTCTGGCTGGGGCTGGGTATGATTCTGAACAAGATTACTCCCGGTTTCAGCCCGGAACTATTGCTGGAAGTGCCTCCCTACCGCCTGCCCCCTGTCAATCTGGTGCTGAAAAAGCTGGCTTTCAGGATTAAAAGTTTTCTCAAGGAAGCTTTACCCATAATACTGGGGGTAGTGGCAGTTATAAATATTCTTAGTTTTACCAAGGTATTTGACGTTATCGCCAAAGCGGCCGAGCCGGTTGTGACCGGTATTCTGGGTTTGCCGGCTGATGCGGCTGTGCCTCTGGTGGTGGGTTTTCTGCGTAAAGATGCGGCTATGGCTCTTTTAGGGCCTTTGGATATGGGGCCTGAACAGCTGGTGGTGGCCAGTCTGGTACTGGCCATGCTCTTCCCCTGTATAGCGTCTCTGGTGATACTCTTCCGTGAGCTGGGGCGGAAAGATGCCCTGAAATCAGTACTGGTTATGCTGGTTGCGGCTATCGGGGTGGGGGGACTTATGAATCTTATCCTGTAA
- a CDS encoding FeoA family protein codes for MAQQIVSLANLKNGSRARVCSIEGGAAVNNRLAALGLRPGKELTKISAMSFKGPVTVKVDGTQLAMGHGMASKVMVEVAGI; via the coding sequence ATGGCTCAGCAAATAGTTTCTCTAGCAAATTTGAAAAACGGTAGCCGTGCCCGGGTGTGCAGCATAGAGGGCGGGGCCGCCGTTAATAACCGCCTGGCGGCTTTGGGGCTTAGGCCGGGCAAGGAATTAACTAAAATCAGCGCCATGTCATTTAAAGGGCCGGTTACAGTAAAGGTTGACGGAACCCAGCTGGCTATGGGGCATGGCATGGCTTCCAAAGTAATGGTGGAAGTTGCCGGTATATGA
- a CDS encoding Fur family transcriptional regulator, with translation MNSTIPANVQIGTRASRQRQAVLEVLSKAKGHMSAVDIYQKVQKKFPKVSLGTIYRNLKTLREAGLIEEIHLDEHTHYYEIKTGGEHYHLLCLGCGKVVEFKYPLEYMLSNVPEASGFRVLNTDLRFSGYCAACSKNEGSR, from the coding sequence ATGAATAGTACCATACCCGCCAATGTTCAGATTGGTACCCGTGCCAGCCGTCAGCGTCAGGCTGTGCTGGAGGTTTTGTCTAAGGCTAAGGGGCACATGTCTGCCGTAGATATTTACCAGAAGGTGCAGAAAAAGTTCCCTAAGGTGAGTTTGGGGACTATTTACCGCAATCTGAAAACCCTTAGAGAAGCCGGCCTTATTGAGGAAATTCATCTGGATGAGCATACCCATTACTATGAAATAAAGACCGGCGGCGAGCACTACCATTTGCTGTGTTTGGGTTGCGGCAAGGTGGTGGAGTTTAAGTATCCGCTGGAATACATGCTCAGTAATGTGCCTGAGGCCAGCGGTTTTCGGGTTTTAAATACAGATTTGCGTTTCAGCGGATATTGTGCCGCCTGCTCCAAAAATGAAGGTTCCCGTTAA
- the smpB gene encoding SsrA-binding protein SmpB, which produces MAEYVTLTTNRKAFHNYFLEEKYEAGIVLLGTEIKSLRGGRVNMGDAYVKPQGGELWLVNAHISAYQCSGHTSHEPLRERKLLMHRKEIALLMSKVKEKGLTLVPVRIYLKNDVAKVELSLGRGKKLYDKRDTITKRDTERELEREIKHRNFRR; this is translated from the coding sequence ATGGCAGAATACGTAACCCTGACAACTAACCGCAAAGCATTTCATAACTATTTCCTGGAAGAAAAATACGAAGCAGGGATAGTACTGCTGGGCACGGAGATAAAATCCCTCCGGGGCGGCAGAGTAAATATGGGAGATGCCTACGTTAAACCTCAGGGGGGAGAGCTCTGGCTGGTAAACGCCCACATATCAGCTTACCAGTGCAGCGGACATACCAGCCATGAACCTTTGCGGGAACGCAAACTGCTTATGCACCGCAAAGAAATAGCCCTGCTTATGTCAAAGGTCAAGGAAAAAGGGCTGACTCTCGTACCGGTGCGTATCTACCTTAAAAACGATGTTGCCAAGGTAGAGCTGTCACTGGGGCGGGGTAAAAAGCTGTATGACAAACGGGATACCATTACTAAGCGGGATACCGAGCGTGAACTGGAGCGGGAAATAAAACACCGCAATTTCCGCCGTTAA
- a CDS encoding ParB N-terminal domain-containing protein has product MEITNLPLGILREAVWNPNQLDEKTLGKLKQSIKRYGLVENLVVRSKDGYFEVLSGNQRLKVLVELKIQTVPCIVLELNDSEAKLLAQALNHIHGVDDLGLRAQLLREILSQIKQEEVLLVLPESSDNLTSLASIGQEELSVQLQNWQQSRLAKLSHLNFQLTSDQKKVVEKAITRFIPFARGNKSDNPTLRGQALYLLCQSYLGKE; this is encoded by the coding sequence ATGGAAATAACTAATTTGCCCTTGGGGATTCTCAGGGAAGCAGTCTGGAACCCGAACCAACTGGATGAGAAGACACTTGGGAAATTGAAGCAGAGTATTAAAAGATATGGATTGGTTGAAAATCTGGTGGTCAGATCTAAAGATGGATATTTTGAAGTCTTATCCGGTAACCAGAGATTAAAGGTACTGGTTGAACTTAAGATACAAACTGTGCCTTGTATTGTACTTGAATTAAATGACTCTGAAGCTAAACTGTTGGCTCAGGCTCTAAATCATATCCACGGGGTGGATGACCTGGGGCTCAGAGCTCAACTTCTACGGGAAATTTTGTCCCAGATTAAACAGGAAGAAGTACTTTTGGTATTGCCTGAATCCTCGGATAATCTGACTTCTCTGGCTTCCATAGGCCAGGAAGAATTGAGTGTTCAGCTCCAAAACTGGCAGCAATCCAGACTTGCCAAATTGAGTCATCTCAATTTTCAATTGACAAGTGACCAGAAGAAAGTTGTAGAAAAAGCCATAACCCGTTTTATTCCCTTTGCCAGAGGTAATAAAAGTGATAATCCCACCTTAAGAGGACAGGCTTTGTATCTATTATGTCAATCGTATCTGGGTAAGGAGTAA